The Rissa tridactyla isolate bRisTri1 chromosome 24, bRisTri1.patW.cur.20221130, whole genome shotgun sequence genome has a window encoding:
- the NR4A1 gene encoding LOW QUALITY PROTEIN: nuclear receptor subfamily 4 group A member 1 (The sequence of the model RefSeq protein was modified relative to this genomic sequence to represent the inferred CDS: deleted 1 base in 1 codon) has translation MPCIQAQYGTAGAGPCERCPAELLSPEGGRFPMEVAGADLAAAPALPSFSTFMEGYAGEFDAFLYQLPAGSQPSAAAAFKLEDFQVYGCYPGAFGGQPDETLSSSGSDCYGSPCSIPSPATPGFQPPQAPGWEGSFGAYSPPPNYEGGRPWAEPAKGSGSQPPYFAFGPPVPSPGGSPGTLKGQPGPSARLDPRLLDTDAFALAQGSPGGFAGLPLAPASPLLEGPALAPAKARSPGAGEGRCAVCGDNASCQHYGVRTCEGCKGFFKRTVQKNAKYICLANKDCPVDKRRRNRCQFCRFQKCLAVGMVKEVVRTDSLKGRRGRLPSKPKQPPDASPVSLITSLVRAHIDSIPSATKLDYSKFQESAPCQFEKEDSVDVQQFYDLLTGSMDVIRKWAEKIQGFAELPKEDQDLLLESAFLELFILRLAYRSKPEEGKLIFCNGVVLHRLQCVRGFGEWIDAILEFSQSLHRMSVDVPSFSCLAALVIITDRHGLKEPKRVEELQNRIVGCLKDHVAAAGAEPGRPGCLSKLLGKLPELRSLCTQGLQRIFYLKLEDLVPPPPIVDKIFMDTLPF, from the exons ATGCCCTGCATCCAGGCGCAGTACGGCACGGCGGGTGCCGGCCCCTGCGAGCGCTGCCCAGCCGAGCTGCTGAGCCCCGAGGGTGGCCGTTTCCCCATGGAGGTGGCCGGAGCGGATctggcggccgcccccgccctgcCCAGCTTCAGCACCTTCATGGAGGGCTACGCTGGCGAGTTCGACGCCTTCCTCTACCAGCTGCCGGCCGGCAGCCAGCCCAGTGCCGCCGCCGCCTTCAAACTGGAGGACTTCCAGGTGTACGGCTGCTACCCCGGTGCCTTCGGTGGGCAGCCGGATGAGACCCTCTCCTCCAGCGGCTCGGACTGTTACGGCAgcccctgctccatcccctcGCCCGCCACGCCGGGCTTCCAGCCGCCCCAGGCGCCGGGCTGGGAGGGCTCCTTCGGGGCGTACTCCCCCCCGCCGAACTACGAGGGCGggcggccctgggctgagccagCCAAGGGCAGTGGGTCGCAGCCCCCCTACTTCGCCTTCGGCCCCCCGGTGCCCAGCCCCGGCGGGTCCCCCGGGACCCTGAAGGGGCAGCCGGGCCCCTCAGCCCGCCTGGACCCACGGCTACTGGACACGGACGCCTTCGCCCTGGCCCAGGGCTCCCCCGGGGGCTTCGCCGGGCTGCCCCTGGCTCCCGCCTCGCCGCTGCTGGAGGGGCCGGCACTGGCCCCCGCcaaggcccgcagccccggggcgggcgAGGGACGCTGCGCCGTCTGCGGGGACAACGCCTCCTGCCAGCACTACGGTGTGCGCACCTGCGAGGGCTGCAAGGGCTTCTTCAAG cgcACGGTGCAGAAGAACGCCAAGTACATCTGCCTGGCCAACAAGGACTGCCCAGTGGACAAGCGGCGGAGGAACCGCTGCCAGTTCTGCCGCTTCCAGAAGTGCCTGGCCGTTGGCATGGTCAAAGAAG TGGTCCGGACCGACAGCCTgaaggggcggcggggccggctgccCTCCAAGCCCAAGCAGCCGCCGGATGCGTCCCCCGTCAGCCTCATCACCTCCCTGGTGCGGGCGCACATCGACTCCATCCCCAGCGCCACCAAGCTCGACTACTCCAAG TTCCAGGAGTCGGCGCCGTGCCAGTTCGAGAAGGAGGACTCGGTGGACGTGCAGCAGTTTTACGACCTGCTCACCGGCTCCATGGACGTCATCCGCAAGTGGGCCGAGAAGATCCAGGGCTTCGCCGAGCTGCCCAAGGAGGACCAGGACCTGCTGCTGGAATCCGCCTTCCTCGAGCTCTTCATCCTGCGCCTGGCATACCG CTCCAAGCCGGAGGAAGGGAAACTCATCTTCTGCAACGGGGTGGTGCTGCACCGCCTGCAGTGCGTGCGGGGCTTCGGCGAGTGGATCGACGCCATCCTCGAGTTCTCCCAGAGCCTGCACCGCATGAGCGTCGAcgtcccctccttctcctgccttgcCGCCCTCGTCATCATCAcag ACCGCCACGGGCTGAAGGAGCCGAAGCgggtggaggagctgcagaacCGCATCGTGGGGTGCCTGAAGGACcacgtggcggcggcgggggccgagcCGGGCCGTCCCGGCTGCCTCTCCAAGCTGCTGGGCAAACTGCCCGAGCTGCGCAGCCTCTGCACCCAGGGCCTCCAGCGCATCTTCTACCTGAAGCTGGAGGACCtggtgcca cccccccccatcgtCGACAAGATCTTCATGGACACGCTGCCTTTCTGA